From the genome of Lotus japonicus ecotype B-129 chromosome 6, LjGifu_v1.2, one region includes:
- the LOC130725195 gene encoding uncharacterized protein LOC130725195: MSQDSSKKLTPEMNAYGVKVMGLKSKTPKSSRVSKSSPHTSEIAIAQGISQPSSDPHKKKGKKARSKSDASKAKRKMVTRGSEATQRVNSEAEINPSTGDDVDDSRITEVLETPLKEVLHANVDPIVPSPSNNQSSHGVDTDCNKDSDHLEEEDVIENSESDEVLINTLGASASVASKRQKMTVVRKYSTRSSGKKLGLGLSENKKSKKVIILDDDTPVVQNVKRKVHKDNAAPVVDETPTEELDKSDTGSAARKRKIGKRIPENVPAAPLDNISFHSEESVGKWKYVYQRRIAQERELTGEILHCQEIMKLLEAAGLLKTVTEIGGCYDKLVREFIVNVTTNCTVSGHPDFRKVFVRGKCVHFSPEIINQYLGRSTVATGNEELSLSAITKELTAGQTMVWPAKGLLSSTYLSVKYAILNRIGAANWAPTTPLNIAFSALELPNASSSSSLFHSSSGFNSPTDDPSLGILTGCFQPLTIAFQVLLSIDLRNAIIRAFQ; this comes from the exons ATGAGTCAAGATTCTAGCAAGAAACTCACTCCTGAGATGAATGCTTACGGAGTAAAGGTAATGGGTCTGAAATCCAAAACCCCAAAATCTTCAAGGGTTTCCAAATCCTCTCCTCATACCAGTGAAATCGCAATTGCTCAAGGTATCTCTCAACCATCATCTGATCCGcacaagaagaaagggaaaaaggcaCGATCCAAGTCAGATGCGTCCAAAGCGAAGAGGAAGATGGTAACGAGAGGCTCTGAGGCTACTCAGAGAGTGAATTCCGAGGCTGAGATCAATCCAAGTACGGGTGACGATGTTGATGATTCTCGTATCACTGAAGTGTTGGAAACTCCTCTCAAGGAAGTTTTACATGCAAATGTAGATCCAATTGTTCCATCACCAAGCAACAACCAATCAAGCCACGGTGTTGATACTGATTGCAACAAGGATTCTGATCATCTTGAGGAAGAG GATGTTATTGAAAACTCAGAATCTGATGAGGTGTTGATCAACACCCTTGGTGCTTCTGCTTCTGTTGCTTCAAAAAGGCAAAAGATGACTGTTGTTCGTAAGTACTCTACGCGTTCCTCTGGCAAGAAgttaggtttgggtttgagtgagAACAAGAAGAGCAAGAAGGTCATTATTCTTGATGATGATACTCCTGTTGTCCAGAATGTCAAGAGAAAGGTTCACAAAGATAATGCTGCTCCTGTTGTTGATGAGACTCCAACTGAGGAGTTGGATAAGTCAGATACTGGTTCTGCTGCTCGGAAGCGCAAGATTGGGAAACGAATTCCAGAAAATGTGCCTGCTGCTCCTTTGGATAACATTTCTTTTCACTCTGAAGAGAGTGTTGGTAAGTGGAAGTATGTTTATCAGCGCAGGATTGCTCAAGAGAGGGAATTGACTGGTGAGATTCTGCATTGTCAAGAAATTATGAAACTTCTTGAGGCTGCTGGGTTATTGAAAACTGTTACTGAGATAGGTGGCTGCTATGACAAGTTGGTGAGAGAATTTATTGTGAATGTGACTACAAATTGCACTGTTTCTGGGCATCCTGATTTCAGGAAAGTTTTTGTGCGTGGTAAGTGTGTCCATTTTTCACCTGAGATCATTAACCAGTATTTGGGAAGGAGCACTGTTGCCACAGGAAATGAAGAGCTGTCATTGAGTGCTATCACTAAAGAACTCACGGCTGGTCAGACTATGGTATGGCCTGCTAAAGGATTGCTGTCTTCTACTTatttgagtgtgaagtatgctatcttGAATCGCATTGGTGCTGCAAATTGGGCTCCTACCACTCCATTGAATATAGCATTCAGCGCTTTAGAGTTGCCCAACGcttcctcatcctcttctttattccattcatcctcaggtttcaATTCACCAACAGATGACCCTTCCTTGGGTATATTGAccggatgtttccaacctttgacaatagccTTCCAGGTCTTGCTGTCAATTGATTTAAGAAACGCAATCATACGCGCCTTCCAGTAG